One region of Sandaracinaceae bacterium genomic DNA includes:
- a CDS encoding AAA family ATPase, producing MNGDPEQVKLLDFGIARGLVRGEGAVTLTATGETIGTPHYMAPEQARGTRQVDARVDVYALGAVLYQLIAGRPPLEGQSAIAVLAKILLEEPTPIDELVEGLPDGVSALVHAMLQKDPERRLPDARAVLDALDALPLPTTDPVRRLSQPARSLGAAERRLVCVVFVAGDGESASVYAPTLASGVGLDARAPMVDVVRQHGGHAELLADGTLVATFPGELPTDQANRAARCALALREVVRGRPIAVVAGQSLVSSVVPVGEALERGALLLAGLAAGAGASEGGDGAPSDGTSRVHIDGVVESLLGRRFECRPLGGERHELVDVHVARTGARRLLGVEVPCVGRRRELAAIAALFHECVEEPVARALVVVGAAGSGKTRLVREALDAMQGTDLASPAAPQLWEGRADAMRVGAPYGLVGDLVRRAAGVREADPVAVKQVKLAQFLGRFLRGTELRSALFFLGEMVRAPFPNEASEALAAARADATLMADAIRGAMLQLLRAATERAPLVLVLDDFQHGDHPSRELLHHALRQLEDAPLFVIALGRPELEQQFPGLWDDREPQTLRLTKLTKKACEQLVDAVVEGVRAEGRRVASRGVLDSIVERADGNAFFLEEMLRAAIESPTAALPDTVIAMLQARLASLDADARRVLRAASVFGVRFWGGAVGHLLGRADAPDATLEHLAEQELIDLVDERDVPSEWTWRFRQDLVREAAYAMLTDEDRRLGHQLAGQWLVDNAIADPLSLAGHHLAAGEHGLAAAALAQAAEQALEACDNEAALRHAERGLALAGDSAAAEADHGAVRARLLVVMAEAQRWRGAYAATLGPATEALGLLTEGEEAFYRVLGCAIVAAGQTKDQSALERCLALLVATPPSDAAAAQLKLIALCRGAHQRLGQRRLQDADALLSRAQTLARTLPADGPVVAAWLHTTFAARAHFAGDWVAYVQETERAVQAYDRARDLRHACNQRVRWGYGLVEMGEFERAVTVLRRAVDRSRPSWACRWWRAMRSRTWG from the coding sequence ACGGGCGAGACGATTGGGACGCCGCACTACATGGCGCCCGAGCAGGCGCGCGGGACGCGCCAGGTGGACGCGCGCGTGGACGTGTACGCGCTGGGCGCCGTGCTCTATCAGCTCATCGCGGGGCGGCCGCCGCTCGAGGGGCAGAGCGCCATCGCGGTGCTGGCCAAGATCCTGCTGGAGGAGCCCACGCCCATCGACGAGCTGGTGGAGGGCCTGCCCGACGGCGTGAGCGCGCTCGTGCACGCCATGCTGCAGAAGGACCCCGAGCGACGCCTGCCGGATGCGCGGGCCGTGCTGGACGCGCTCGACGCGCTGCCGCTGCCCACCACGGACCCTGTGCGGAGGCTGTCGCAGCCCGCGCGCTCGCTGGGCGCCGCCGAGCGCCGGCTGGTGTGCGTGGTGTTCGTGGCCGGCGATGGCGAGTCCGCCTCCGTGTACGCGCCCACGCTGGCCTCCGGGGTGGGCCTCGACGCGCGCGCGCCCATGGTGGACGTGGTGCGGCAGCACGGGGGCCACGCGGAGCTGCTGGCCGATGGCACGCTGGTGGCCACCTTCCCCGGCGAGCTGCCCACAGACCAGGCCAACCGTGCGGCGCGCTGTGCCCTGGCCCTGCGCGAGGTGGTGCGCGGGAGGCCCATCGCGGTGGTGGCGGGTCAGTCGCTGGTCAGCAGCGTGGTGCCCGTGGGCGAGGCCCTCGAGCGCGGCGCGCTGCTGCTGGCCGGGCTGGCGGCCGGGGCGGGCGCGAGCGAGGGAGGCGACGGAGCGCCGAGCGACGGAACCAGCCGCGTGCACATCGACGGCGTGGTGGAGAGCTTGCTCGGTCGTCGCTTCGAGTGCCGGCCTTTGGGCGGTGAGCGTCACGAGCTGGTGGACGTGCACGTGGCCCGCACCGGCGCGCGCCGTCTGCTGGGCGTGGAGGTGCCGTGCGTGGGCCGCCGCAGGGAGCTCGCTGCGATCGCGGCGCTCTTCCACGAGTGCGTGGAGGAGCCGGTGGCGCGCGCGTTGGTGGTGGTGGGCGCCGCAGGCTCGGGCAAGACGCGCTTGGTCCGTGAGGCGCTCGACGCCATGCAGGGCACAGACCTGGCGAGCCCTGCCGCACCGCAGCTCTGGGAGGGCCGCGCCGACGCCATGCGCGTGGGGGCGCCCTACGGCCTGGTGGGCGACCTGGTGCGCCGCGCTGCCGGCGTGCGTGAGGCCGACCCCGTGGCGGTGAAGCAGGTGAAGCTGGCGCAGTTCCTGGGCAGGTTCCTGAGAGGCACCGAGCTGCGCAGCGCGCTGTTCTTCCTGGGCGAGATGGTGCGTGCGCCGTTCCCCAACGAGGCCAGCGAGGCGCTGGCGGCTGCCCGCGCCGACGCCACCCTGATGGCCGACGCCATTCGTGGCGCCATGCTGCAGCTGCTGCGGGCCGCGACGGAACGCGCCCCGCTGGTGCTGGTGCTGGACGACTTCCAGCACGGCGACCACCCCTCGCGCGAGCTGCTGCATCACGCGCTGCGTCAGCTCGAAGATGCCCCGCTGTTCGTCATCGCGCTCGGGCGACCGGAGCTCGAGCAGCAGTTCCCGGGCCTCTGGGACGACCGCGAGCCGCAGACGCTGCGCCTCACGAAGCTCACCAAGAAAGCCTGCGAGCAGCTGGTCGACGCGGTCGTCGAAGGGGTGCGCGCGGAGGGTCGCCGCGTGGCGAGCCGCGGGGTGCTCGACAGCATCGTGGAGCGCGCGGACGGGAACGCGTTCTTCCTCGAAGAGATGCTGCGCGCGGCCATCGAGAGCCCCACCGCGGCGCTGCCCGACACGGTCATCGCCATGCTGCAAGCGCGCCTCGCCAGCCTGGACGCCGATGCGCGCCGCGTGCTGCGGGCCGCGAGCGTGTTCGGCGTGCGCTTCTGGGGCGGCGCCGTGGGGCACCTGCTGGGCCGCGCGGACGCGCCCGACGCCACGCTCGAGCACCTGGCGGAGCAGGAGCTCATCGACCTGGTGGACGAGCGCGACGTGCCCTCGGAGTGGACCTGGCGCTTCCGCCAAGACCTGGTGCGCGAGGCCGCCTACGCCATGCTCACCGACGAGGACCGGCGCCTCGGTCATCAGCTGGCGGGTCAGTGGCTGGTGGACAACGCCATCGCCGACCCGCTGTCCCTCGCCGGGCACCATCTGGCCGCGGGCGAGCACGGGCTTGCGGCGGCGGCGCTGGCGCAGGCCGCCGAGCAAGCGCTCGAGGCGTGCGACAACGAGGCTGCGCTGCGGCACGCGGAGCGCGGGCTCGCGCTGGCAGGGGACAGCGCCGCCGCGGAAGCGGACCACGGCGCGGTGCGGGCACGGTTGCTCGTCGTGATGGCTGAGGCGCAGCGCTGGCGCGGGGCGTATGCCGCCACGCTGGGGCCCGCCACGGAGGCGCTCGGGCTGCTCACCGAGGGCGAGGAGGCCTTTTACCGCGTGTTGGGCTGCGCCATCGTCGCGGCGGGCCAGACCAAGGACCAGAGCGCCCTCGAGCGCTGCTTGGCGCTCCTGGTGGCCACGCCGCCCAGCGATGCCGCGGCGGCCCAGCTCAAGCTCATCGCGTTGTGCCGGGGCGCGCACCAGCGGCTGGGGCAGCGGCGCTTGCAGGACGCCGACGCCCTGCTGAGCCGCGCGCAGACGCTGGCGCGCACGCTGCCGGCCGACGGCCCCGTGGTGGCGGCCTGGCTGCACACCACCTTCGCGGCGCGCGCGCACTTCGCCGGCGACTGGGTGGCCTACGTGCAGGAGACCGAGCGCGCGGTGCAGGCCTACGACCGGGCGCGCGACCTGCGGCATGCGTGCAATCAGCGCGTGCGCTGGGGCTATGGCCTGGTGGAGATGGGTGAGTTCGAGCGCGCCGTCACGGTGCTGCGCCGCGCGGTGGACAGGAGTCGGCCGAGCTGGGCGTGCCGCTGGTGGAGGGCTATGCGCTCCAGAACCTGGGGCTAG
- a CDS encoding class I SAM-dependent methyltransferase, translated as MSYQEQNRRMWDERVPIHVASEFYDVAAWKSGRCSLQPFEASELGSVEGKQLVHLQCHFGMDTLSWARRGAQVTGLDFSRPAVDAALALAAEASLTARFVCADVFDAPAALGQRYDVVYTGIGALIWLHDIRRWASVVRALLNPGGCLYLVECHPLTDVFEARSLTAQNSYFHDPAGTVWDEPGTYADQGAATAANVSVEFRHPISDVLSALLEQGLQLELFHEFDHTAFARWPFMERHADGSFRLPAGMPRLPLLYSLRARLPA; from the coding sequence ATGAGCTACCAAGAGCAGAACAGGCGGATGTGGGACGAGCGCGTCCCCATCCACGTGGCGAGTGAGTTCTACGACGTGGCCGCTTGGAAGAGCGGCCGCTGCTCGCTCCAGCCGTTCGAGGCCTCGGAGCTGGGCTCGGTAGAGGGGAAGCAGCTGGTGCACCTGCAGTGCCACTTCGGCATGGACACCCTGTCGTGGGCGCGTCGCGGGGCGCAGGTCACGGGGCTCGACTTTTCGCGGCCGGCCGTGGACGCGGCTCTCGCGCTGGCCGCCGAGGCATCCCTGACGGCCCGCTTCGTGTGCGCCGACGTGTTCGACGCGCCGGCCGCGCTCGGGCAGCGCTACGACGTGGTGTACACGGGCATCGGTGCGCTCATCTGGCTGCACGACATCCGGCGCTGGGCCAGTGTGGTCCGGGCGCTGCTGAACCCCGGCGGTTGCCTCTACCTGGTGGAGTGCCACCCGCTGACCGACGTGTTCGAGGCGCGCAGCCTCACGGCCCAGAACAGCTACTTTCACGACCCGGCGGGCACCGTGTGGGACGAGCCCGGGACCTACGCCGACCAGGGCGCCGCGACGGCGGCCAACGTGTCCGTGGAGTTCCGCCACCCCATCTCCGACGTGCTGAGTGCGCTGCTGGAGCAGGGCCTGCAGCTCGAGCTGTTCCACGAGTTCGACCACACCGCGTTCGCGCGCTGGCCGTTCATGGAGCGCCACGCGGACGGGAGCTTCCGGCTGCCCGCTGGCATGCCGCGCCTGCCGCTGCTGTACTCGCTGCGCGCGCGCCTGCCCGCATAG